A segment of the Lactobacillus sp. ESL0700 genome:
ACATTGGAACAATTTTATTGTACCTTGCATTAATCTTTACGATCTATTCTGGCTGGGATTACTTCCACAGTTCATGGGATGTTTTCAAGGGTTCAATGTAACAAAATAACTGAATTTAAGTAAAAAAGCACTAACAAAGTTGGTGCTTTTTTTGTGCATATTTTTAAAATACTGAACTGGCAAAAATTCAATATTTTTGCTTAATTAATTCTTGATTGTTAGCATTAAATTAATAGAACTGTTAAAAAGGAGAATATGTATGAGTAAAAAAATTCCAATGGTTGAATTTAGAAATGTCTCGAAAGTCTACTCTAAAAGCGAAAAGCCGGCTGTTGAGAATATTAGTTTCACAATTGACAAAGGCGAGTTTTGCTGCTTAATTGGTACTTCCGGTTCTGGCAAGACAACTTTAATGCGAATGATTAATCGGATGAATAGTGTGACTAAAGGTGAAGTTTTTGTGGAAGGTAAAAACGTTAAATCGTTTAATCCCGTGAATCTCCGGCGCCATATTGGTTATGTCATTCAAAATAATGGCTTAATGCCACATATGACAATTCGCCAAAATATCGTTTTGGTTCCCAAATTGTTGAAGTGGCCAAAAGAAAAATTGGATAAGGAAGCAGAAGAATTAATTGCGATGGCAGAATTGCCCAAAGACTATTTGGATCGCTATCCTAAAGAATTATCTGGCGGACAGCAACAGCGAATTGGTGTTGTGCGGGCTCTTGCAGCGGACCAAAGTTTGATTTTAATGGACGAGCCGTTTGGTGCACTTGATCCGATTACACGTGAAAGTTTGCAAAATTTGGTGCAGCACTTACAAACTAAATTGGGCAAAACAATCGTGTTTGTCACTCATGACATGGATGAGGCACTTAAATTGGCAACGAAGATTGTTGTTTTGCATGACGGCCAGTTGATTCAGGTAGGGACACCAGAAGAAATATTGCATCATCCTGCTAACGACTTTGTAAAGACCTTAATTGGCGAGGAGCGTTTAGCAGCTGCCAAGTACGAAACGGTGCAGGTCAAAAATGTCATGTTGACTAATCCGGTTCAGATTAATCTTGGTGCGACGCTATCAGAAGCCTTAACCATGATGAAAGAGCATCATGTTGATACTTTGCTAGTAGTTGATGATGAAAATCATTTAAAGGGTTACATTTCAATTTATGCGTTGCAGCGTAAATATCAATCATTGACTAGTGTTAGTGATATTTTACAACAGGTAGCTTATACTGTCGGACCCGAAGAATATTTGCGTGATAACTTTAGTCGTATTTTAAGTCGTAATGGTCAATATATTCCAGTGGTTGATTCTGAAGAAAAGCTAGTCGGCATTGTTACGCGGTCGAGCTTAGTTAATGTCGTTTATGAATCAATCTGGGGTGGTAAATCAGCCAATAATCAATCAGCAAAAGAGGCGAAGTAATATGTCAGCTTTTTTTGCACAACATGGTTCAGAGTTAATTGTTAAAACATGGCAGC
Coding sequences within it:
- a CDS encoding ABC transporter ATP-binding protein, producing MSKKIPMVEFRNVSKVYSKSEKPAVENISFTIDKGEFCCLIGTSGSGKTTLMRMINRMNSVTKGEVFVEGKNVKSFNPVNLRRHIGYVIQNNGLMPHMTIRQNIVLVPKLLKWPKEKLDKEAEELIAMAELPKDYLDRYPKELSGGQQQRIGVVRALAADQSLILMDEPFGALDPITRESLQNLVQHLQTKLGKTIVFVTHDMDEALKLATKIVVLHDGQLIQVGTPEEILHHPANDFVKTLIGEERLAAAKYETVQVKNVMLTNPVQINLGATLSEALTMMKEHHVDTLLVVDDENHLKGYISIYALQRKYQSLTSVSDILQQVAYTVGPEEYLRDNFSRILSRNGQYIPVVDSEEKLVGIVTRSSLVNVVYESIWGGKSANNQSAKEAK